In one window of Tenacibaculum mesophilum DNA:
- the ileS gene encoding isoleucine--tRNA ligase: MSKKFTEYKGLDLPKVAEEILNYWEENNIFEKSITTREGNEPFVFFEGPPSANGLPGIHHVMARAIKDIFCRYKTQKGYQVKRKAGWDTHGLPVELGVEKELGITKEDIGTKITVEEYNEACKKAVMRYTDIWNDLTQKMGYWVDMEDPYITYKPKYMESVWWLLKQIYDKDLLYKGYTIQPYSPKAGTGLSSHELNQPGTYQDVTDTTVVAQFKTIKETLPEFLQVEGDVHFLAWTTTPWTLPSNTALTVGPKIEYVLVKTFNQYTFEPIQVVLAKNLVSKQFAGKKFNEVEDVAELANYTKGDKQIPYAVIKEFIGKDLVGIKYEQLLPFTLPYQNPENAFRVISGDFVTTEDGTGIVHTAPTFGADDALVAKQATPEVPPMLVLDENENPVPLVDLQGRFRPEMGEFAGKYVKNEYYADGEAPERSVDVELAIQLKEENKAFKVEKYVHSYPNCWRTDKPILYYPLDSWFIKVTDVKDKMFDLNETINWKPKSTGEGRFGNWLKNANDWNLSRSRFWGIPLPIWRTEDGTEQICIGSVAELKEEIQKSVDAGVMSEDIFADFEVGNMSEDNYDKIDLHKNVVDKITLVSASGKPMKRESDLIDVWFDSGSMPYAQWHYPFENKELIEDKESYPANFIAEGVDQTRGWFYTLHAIGTMVFDSVAYKNVVSNGLVLDKNGQKMSKRLGNAVDPFTTLSEFGPDATRWYMISNANPWDNLKFDIAGIEEVKRKFFGTLYNTYSFFSLYANIDNFRYSEAEIAINERPEIDRWILSELNTLVQKVDKFYAEYEPTKATRAISDFVQDHLSNWYVRLCRRRFWKGEYAQDKISAYQTLYTCMLTVAKLGSPVAPFFMDRLYKDLVNATGKESFESVHIAEFPKYNADLVDKSLERKMENAQTISSLVLSLRAKEKIKVRQPLQKIMIPVLDAVQKEEILAVADLIKSEVNVKEIELLDDASGILVKQIKPNFKALGPKFGKEMKLIANKIQGFTQEDIIKIEKEGEISVEINDKMITLGTADVEISSKDIEGWLVANAEGLTVALDVTINDELRKEGVARELVNRIQNARKDTGLEVTDKIKLTILQADDLKESVLANENYIKAETLTNELVFVDVLSNGTEIEFDTIKSRMLIEKI, translated from the coding sequence ATGAGTAAGAAGTTTACTGAATACAAAGGATTGGATTTACCAAAAGTAGCTGAAGAAATATTAAACTATTGGGAAGAAAACAACATCTTTGAAAAAAGTATTACTACACGTGAAGGAAACGAACCATTTGTGTTTTTTGAAGGACCACCTTCAGCAAACGGTTTGCCAGGAATTCACCACGTAATGGCACGCGCCATTAAAGATATTTTTTGTCGTTATAAAACCCAAAAAGGATACCAAGTTAAGCGTAAAGCAGGTTGGGATACACACGGTTTACCTGTAGAATTAGGGGTTGAAAAAGAATTAGGAATCACCAAAGAAGATATTGGAACAAAAATTACGGTTGAAGAATACAATGAAGCTTGTAAAAAAGCTGTAATGCGTTACACTGATATTTGGAATGACTTAACTCAAAAAATGGGGTATTGGGTAGATATGGAAGATCCATATATTACTTATAAACCAAAATATATGGAGTCGGTTTGGTGGTTGTTAAAGCAAATTTATGATAAAGATTTACTGTACAAAGGATATACTATTCAACCGTATTCACCAAAAGCAGGAACAGGATTAAGCTCGCATGAGTTAAATCAACCAGGAACGTATCAAGATGTTACAGATACTACAGTAGTAGCTCAGTTTAAAACAATCAAAGAAACGTTACCAGAGTTTTTACAAGTTGAAGGAGATGTACATTTTTTAGCTTGGACAACAACTCCATGGACACTCCCATCAAATACAGCATTAACGGTTGGCCCAAAGATTGAGTATGTTTTAGTAAAAACATTCAACCAATACACCTTTGAGCCAATTCAAGTGGTGTTGGCTAAAAACTTAGTATCAAAACAATTTGCAGGGAAGAAGTTTAATGAAGTTGAAGATGTAGCGGAATTAGCAAATTATACTAAAGGAGATAAGCAAATTCCATATGCAGTTATAAAAGAATTTATAGGAAAGGACTTAGTAGGTATCAAATATGAACAGTTATTACCATTTACTTTACCATATCAAAATCCAGAAAATGCTTTTAGAGTAATTTCAGGAGATTTTGTTACTACCGAAGATGGTACTGGTATCGTACACACAGCACCTACCTTTGGAGCCGATGATGCGTTAGTTGCAAAACAAGCAACTCCAGAAGTTCCGCCAATGTTGGTGCTAGACGAAAATGAGAACCCAGTTCCGTTAGTAGACTTACAAGGTAGATTCCGTCCAGAAATGGGAGAATTTGCAGGTAAATATGTGAAGAACGAGTACTATGCTGATGGAGAAGCTCCTGAAAGATCAGTAGATGTTGAGTTAGCGATTCAATTAAAAGAAGAAAATAAAGCCTTTAAGGTTGAAAAATATGTGCACAGTTATCCGAATTGTTGGCGTACCGATAAACCAATTTTATACTATCCATTAGATTCTTGGTTTATCAAGGTAACCGATGTAAAGGATAAGATGTTCGATTTAAATGAAACGATAAACTGGAAACCAAAATCAACAGGAGAAGGACGTTTTGGTAACTGGTTAAAAAATGCGAATGACTGGAACTTATCACGTTCTCGTTTTTGGGGAATTCCATTACCTATTTGGCGAACAGAAGACGGAACAGAACAAATCTGTATTGGTTCTGTAGCTGAATTAAAAGAAGAAATCCAAAAGTCAGTGGATGCAGGAGTAATGTCTGAAGATATTTTTGCTGATTTTGAAGTAGGAAATATGTCTGAAGATAACTACGATAAAATCGATTTACATAAAAATGTAGTCGATAAAATCACGTTAGTTTCGGCATCAGGAAAACCAATGAAGCGCGAAAGTGATTTAATTGATGTTTGGTTCGATTCTGGTTCTATGCCATATGCACAATGGCATTATCCGTTTGAAAATAAAGAATTAATAGAAGATAAAGAAAGTTACCCTGCAAACTTTATTGCTGAAGGCGTAGATCAAACTCGTGGATGGTTTTATACCTTACATGCAATAGGAACAATGGTGTTTGACTCTGTAGCCTATAAAAATGTAGTATCTAACGGATTGGTGTTAGATAAGAACGGGCAAAAAATGTCAAAGCGTTTAGGAAATGCGGTAGATCCGTTTACAACATTGTCAGAGTTCGGTCCAGATGCTACGCGTTGGTATATGATTTCGAATGCGAACCCATGGGACAACTTAAAATTTGATATTGCAGGAATAGAAGAGGTAAAACGTAAATTCTTCGGAACTTTATATAACACCTATTCATTCTTCTCACTATATGCAAATATTGACAACTTTAGGTATAGCGAAGCTGAAATAGCTATTAATGAACGACCAGAGATTGATCGTTGGATTTTATCTGAATTAAATACCTTAGTTCAAAAAGTAGATAAATTCTATGCTGAATATGAGCCTACCAAGGCAACCAGAGCTATTTCCGATTTTGTGCAAGATCACCTAAGTAACTGGTATGTACGTTTATGTAGAAGACGTTTCTGGAAAGGAGAGTATGCACAAGATAAAATCTCTGCATACCAAACGTTATACACCTGTATGTTAACGGTAGCTAAATTAGGATCTCCAGTAGCTCCTTTCTTTATGGATCGTTTATATAAAGATTTAGTGAATGCTACAGGAAAAGAAAGTTTTGAAAGTGTACATATAGCAGAGTTTCCAAAATACAATGCTGATCTAGTTGATAAGTCGTTAGAGCGTAAAATGGAAAATGCACAAACAATTTCGTCATTAGTTCTATCTCTAAGGGCTAAAGAGAAAATTAAAGTGCGCCAGCCGTTACAAAAAATAATGATTCCTGTATTAGATGCAGTTCAGAAGGAAGAAATTTTAGCAGTTGCAGACTTAATCAAGTCAGAAGTAAACGTTAAAGAGATCGAATTATTGGACGATGCTTCAGGAATTTTAGTAAAACAAATCAAACCAAATTTTAAAGCATTAGGGCCTAAATTTGGTAAGGAAATGAAGTTGATAGCTAATAAGATACAAGGATTTACACAAGAAGATATCATTAAAATAGAAAAAGAAGGTGAAATTTCTGTGGAAATTAACGATAAAATGATTACTTTAGGAACCGCTGATGTGGAGATTTCATCGAAAGATATCGAAGGGTGGTTGGTAGCCAACGCAGAAGGGTTAACTGTAGCTTTAGATGTTACAATAAACGACGAATTACGCAAAGAAGGTGTGGCAAGAGAATTAGTTAATAGAATTCAAAACGCACGAAAAGACACAGGTTTAGAAGTAACCGATAAAATAAAATTAACCATTTTGCAGGCTGATGATTTAAAAGAATCGGTATTGGCAAATGAAAACTACATTAAAGCAGAAACATTAACAAACGAATTAGTTTTTGTTGATGTTTTAAGTAATGGTACAGAAATTGAGTTTGATACCATTAAAAGTAGAATGTTAATTGAAAAAATATAG
- a CDS encoding BrxA/BrxB family bacilliredoxin, which yields MYPEELVKPMRDQLIDAGFEALYTAEDVDNALAKEGTTLVMVNSVCGCAAGTARPGAIASLGADKTPTNLTTVFAGVEKESTAKAREYMIPFPPSSPAIALFKDGNLVHMLERHHIEGRSAQAIAQNLAAAYDEFC from the coding sequence ATGTATCCAGAAGAATTAGTAAAACCAATGCGTGATCAATTAATTGACGCTGGTTTTGAAGCTTTATATACTGCTGAAGATGTTGACAATGCTTTAGCCAAAGAAGGAACTACATTAGTAATGGTAAACTCTGTTTGTGGATGTGCTGCAGGTACTGCAAGACCTGGTGCTATTGCTTCTTTAGGAGCAGATAAAACTCCTACGAACTTAACTACAGTTTTTGCAGGTGTAGAGAAAGAATCTACAGCGAAGGCAAGAGAATATATGATTCCTTTCCCTCCATCATCTCCTGCAATAGCTTTATTCAAAGATGGTAATTTAGTGCACATGTTAGAACGTCATCATATCGAGGGGCGCTCTGCACAAGCTATTGCTCAAAATTTAGCAGCTGCTTATGACGAATTTTGTTAA
- a CDS encoding lipoprotein signal peptidase: MSKKHIAILTVILAILIDQISKIYIKTHFQLGEEVVVFNDWFRIHFTENNGMAWGFEFGGKTGKLFLTLFRVVAVTGIVYWLWQTIKRKAHTAVIVAIALILAGAVGNIIDSVFYGVIFDSSYHNVATLFSDNPYGELFHGKVVDMLYFPIYEGENFTFFNAIFNGADSWITIGVALLFLFNKQAFPKEEETKQAS, encoded by the coding sequence ATGTCTAAAAAACACATCGCAATACTTACCGTAATTCTGGCAATTTTAATTGATCAAATTAGTAAAATTTACATCAAAACACATTTTCAGCTAGGAGAAGAAGTAGTTGTTTTTAATGATTGGTTTAGAATTCATTTTACCGAGAATAATGGTATGGCATGGGGCTTTGAATTTGGAGGGAAAACAGGGAAGTTATTTTTAACTTTATTTAGAGTTGTTGCAGTTACAGGTATTGTGTATTGGTTATGGCAAACAATAAAACGAAAGGCACATACCGCTGTTATTGTCGCTATTGCATTAATTTTAGCAGGAGCAGTAGGCAATATCATCGATTCTGTTTTTTATGGTGTAATTTTCGACTCTTCTTATCATAATGTTGCTACACTTTTTTCAGATAATCCTTACGGAGAATTATTTCATGGAAAAGTAGTAGATATGTTATACTTTCCTATTTACGAAGGAGAAAACTTTACCTTTTTTAATGCTATTTTTAATGGTGCAGATTCTTGGATAACGATTGGAGTAGCTTTACTATTTTTATTTAATAAGCAAGCATTTCCAAAAGAAGAAGAAACAAAACAAGCTTCATAA
- a CDS encoding TraR/DksA family transcriptional regulator produces the protein MDDVKIRYSDSDLQEFKEIIQKKIEKAEEDLRLLQASYKNGSDNGTDDTSPTFKSFEEGSDTMAKEANMQLAIRQEKFIRDLKNALVRIENKTYGICRVTGKLIQKERLKLVPHATLSIEAKRKQ, from the coding sequence ATGGATGATGTTAAAATAAGATATTCAGACAGTGATTTACAAGAGTTTAAGGAAATCATTCAAAAGAAAATTGAAAAAGCAGAAGAAGATTTAAGGTTGCTACAAGCATCATATAAAAACGGTTCAGATAACGGAACCGATGATACGTCGCCAACATTTAAATCTTTTGAAGAAGGATCTGATACAATGGCTAAAGAGGCAAATATGCAGTTAGCTATTCGTCAAGAAAAGTTTATTCGCGATTTAAAAAATGCCTTAGTTCGTATTGAAAATAAAACCTATGGTATTTGTAGAGTTACTGGTAAGCTAATTCAAAAAGAACGTTTAAAGTTAGTACCACATGCTACTTTAAGTATCGAAGCAAAACGAAAACAATAA
- a CDS encoding OmpA family protein, translated as MGKQLVVIFIFLSGICLGQRKYTADKYFEVFAYKKAAELYEKIYDKGNNSYEIVSRLGDSHYYNSEFLEAEKWYKILMENYESITEPEYFFRYAQSLKSNRKIKESDKWLLKFSEIKENDSRGQALEKNEGYFNKYSNGKKKTFINITNLSVNTQYSDFGGFTYDNKLYFASTKPVGENDKLYKWNNQPHLNIYKANEVYNEEKQLIDLEKEEIISSLSSQYHESNAVITSDGKTMYFTRTNFNGKKLEGGDNQIAYLKIYKAEFENGEWRNIKELPFNNDNYSAGHPTLSADEKTLYFISDMPNGFGKTDIYKVALLENSTYGEPVNLGKEINTEGREMFPFVAKDNTLYFASDGHLGLGALDIFESKNNSGTYQKPNNLGAPINGSYDDFAFVIDDEKNKGFFSSNRKGGKGDDDIYSFILYNCKEDITGVVSEEKSNKPILGATVKLIDSNGKVQAQQVTGKNGDYRFVEVDCEKKFTVIAEKEDYKAYPKQLQTLDVNKQLVTVNLSLKPLIIEDQIVISPIYFDFDKHTIRKDAEYELEHIVSVMKNHPEMIIRIESHTDSRGSKEYNKKLSDKRAKSTKAYIVSRGISSERIEKAVGYGEEKLLNNCDDTTSCSTKEHQKNRRSYFYIVKK; from the coding sequence ATGGGGAAACAGTTAGTAGTAATATTTATTTTTCTTAGTGGCATTTGCTTAGGGCAAAGAAAATACACAGCCGACAAATATTTTGAAGTTTTTGCTTATAAAAAGGCAGCAGAACTATATGAGAAAATTTATGATAAAGGAAATAATTCGTACGAAATTGTTAGTCGTTTAGGAGACTCTCATTATTATAACTCAGAGTTTTTAGAAGCAGAGAAATGGTATAAAATTTTAATGGAAAACTATGAGAGTATTACAGAGCCAGAATATTTTTTTAGATATGCACAATCTTTAAAAAGTAATAGAAAAATTAAAGAATCTGATAAATGGCTTTTAAAGTTTAGTGAAATTAAAGAGAATGACTCAAGAGGGCAAGCTTTAGAGAAAAATGAAGGTTATTTTAATAAATATAGTAATGGAAAAAAGAAAACATTTATAAATATAACCAATCTCTCAGTCAATACTCAGTATTCTGATTTTGGTGGGTTTACCTATGATAATAAACTTTATTTTGCCTCTACAAAACCTGTTGGAGAAAATGACAAACTATATAAATGGAACAATCAACCGCATTTAAATATCTACAAAGCAAATGAAGTTTATAATGAAGAAAAACAATTAATAGATTTAGAAAAAGAAGAAATAATTTCATCATTAAGTTCACAATATCACGAATCCAATGCTGTAATTACTTCAGATGGTAAAACAATGTACTTTACCAGAACAAATTTCAATGGAAAGAAATTAGAAGGAGGAGATAATCAAATAGCATATCTTAAAATATATAAAGCAGAGTTTGAAAATGGAGAGTGGAGAAATATAAAGGAACTTCCATTTAATAATGATAATTATTCTGCGGGACATCCAACTTTAAGCGCAGATGAGAAAACATTGTATTTTATTTCAGATATGCCAAATGGTTTTGGGAAAACAGATATATACAAGGTTGCACTTTTAGAAAATAGCACTTACGGAGAACCAGTAAATTTGGGAAAAGAAATAAATACTGAAGGAAGAGAAATGTTTCCTTTCGTCGCTAAAGATAATACCTTGTATTTTGCTTCAGACGGACATCTAGGTTTAGGTGCCCTTGATATTTTTGAATCAAAAAATAATTCAGGTACTTATCAAAAACCAAATAATTTAGGTGCTCCAATAAATGGATCGTATGACGATTTTGCTTTTGTGATAGACGATGAAAAGAACAAAGGTTTCTTCTCTTCTAATAGAAAAGGAGGAAAAGGAGACGATGACATTTATAGCTTTATTTTATATAACTGTAAAGAAGATATAACAGGTGTAGTATCAGAAGAAAAAAGCAATAAACCAATATTAGGAGCAACAGTTAAATTAATTGATTCTAATGGTAAGGTTCAAGCACAACAAGTAACGGGAAAAAATGGAGACTATAGGTTTGTTGAAGTTGATTGTGAGAAAAAATTTACAGTTATAGCAGAAAAAGAAGATTATAAAGCTTACCCAAAACAATTACAAACTCTTGATGTAAATAAACAGCTTGTTACAGTAAATTTATCGTTAAAACCATTGATTATAGAAGATCAAATTGTGATTAGTCCTATTTATTTTGATTTTGATAAACATACAATAAGAAAAGATGCAGAATATGAGTTAGAACATATTGTTTCGGTAATGAAAAATCACCCAGAAATGATAATTAGAATAGAATCACACACAGATAGTAGAGGATCGAAAGAATACAATAAAAAGCTATCTGATAAAAGAGCAAAATCAACAAAAGCTTACATTGTTTCTAGAGGGATTTCTTCAGAAAGAATAGAAAAAGCAGTAGGTTATGGGGAAGAAAAACTATTAAATAATTGTGACGATACAACAAGCTGCTCTACAAAAGAGCATCAAAAAAATAGAAGATCTTATTTTTATATAGTTAAAAAATAA
- a CDS encoding DUF4230 domain-containing protein, protein MRLLKYLAVFVLGFLIAKFWYEKKEEKYEQEEIQVVLNGIQNLSKLVVSEGNFSEMYSFTDAKKYFYGYLTFEKKAMLSVNAKVEVGYDLSKLEIQIDSVDKQIIIKKIPEEEILISPDIKYFDLQQSQFNTFSKQELNKLNTKAIEKIKSTITVSQLQKDAKTRLFEELSKIYQLSKIYNWKVVDNTNSKMFESLLLKD, encoded by the coding sequence ATGCGTTTATTAAAATATCTTGCTGTTTTTGTACTAGGATTTTTAATTGCAAAATTCTGGTATGAGAAGAAGGAAGAAAAGTACGAGCAAGAAGAAATTCAGGTGGTTTTAAACGGAATCCAAAACCTAAGTAAATTAGTAGTTTCAGAAGGAAATTTCTCTGAAATGTACAGTTTTACGGATGCTAAAAAATACTTTTATGGATATCTTACATTTGAAAAAAAAGCAATGCTTTCTGTGAATGCAAAGGTTGAGGTTGGTTACGACTTATCGAAATTAGAAATTCAAATAGATAGTGTTGATAAACAAATTATTATTAAAAAAATTCCTGAGGAAGAAATTCTAATTTCCCCTGATATTAAGTATTTTGATTTGCAGCAAAGTCAGTTTAATACTTTTTCTAAGCAAGAACTAAACAAGCTCAACACTAAAGCTATTGAAAAGATTAAATCAACAATAACGGTTTCTCAACTACAAAAAGATGCTAAAACACGTTTGTTTGAAGAACTATCTAAGATTTACCAACTTTCTAAAATTTATAATTGGAAAGTGGTGGATAATACTAACTCAAAGATGTTTGAATCGTTGTTGTTAAAAGATTAA
- a CDS encoding TerB family tellurite resistance protein, which produces MGKFAKWLGAGAGFTLGGPIGAIIGFAVGSLIDGISVEDFVQEQQEYQKKTGGQPRRGRATSGDFEISLLILASVVIKSDGKIDRRELDYVRMYFVKMYGKERANHAFKLFNGIIKKQVSTRQVCLQIRQYMSHATRLQLLHFLFGIAKADGQVTSVEEEEIRKIASYLYINEYDYSSIKAMFYDESDSAYKMLEITKESTNDEVKKAYRRMAKKYHPDKLQNLGEEHKKGAKEKFQKIQAAYEQIKKERGIS; this is translated from the coding sequence ATGGGAAAATTTGCAAAATGGCTTGGAGCAGGAGCCGGTTTTACATTAGGAGGTCCAATAGGAGCTATTATAGGGTTTGCTGTAGGAAGTCTTATTGATGGAATTTCTGTAGAAGATTTTGTACAAGAACAGCAAGAATATCAAAAAAAGACAGGGGGACAACCAAGAAGAGGAAGAGCTACATCAGGAGATTTTGAAATAAGCTTGTTAATATTAGCTTCGGTAGTTATTAAATCTGACGGAAAAATAGATAGGCGTGAACTGGACTATGTTCGTATGTATTTTGTGAAAATGTATGGTAAAGAACGAGCAAATCATGCGTTTAAATTATTCAACGGTATTATTAAGAAACAAGTATCTACACGACAAGTTTGTTTACAAATACGTCAGTATATGTCACATGCTACACGATTACAGTTACTACATTTTTTATTCGGAATAGCAAAAGCAGATGGACAAGTAACTAGTGTAGAGGAAGAAGAGATTAGAAAGATAGCAAGTTACTTGTATATTAACGAATATGATTATTCTTCAATAAAGGCAATGTTTTATGACGAATCTGATAGTGCTTATAAAATGCTTGAAATAACAAAAGAATCCACTAACGATGAGGTAAAGAAAGCATATCGAAGAATGGCAAAAAAATACCATCCAGATAAACTTCAAAATTTAGGAGAAGAACATAAAAAAGGAGCTAAAGAAAAATTCCAAAAAATACAAGCAGCTTATGAACAGATAAAAAAAGAGCGAGGAATAAGCTAG
- a CDS encoding M61 family metallopeptidase, with protein MNKSILTTATIAALLLTSCNSTKKTTNDLAVQTPIVTTLDLTKVDNDKVPVTVNPGRFTIEKVTYRLPRVVQGTYSVSDFGKYVDSFKALDYEGNELEVTKVDTNTWAITNAEKLDKVTYLVNDTFDMEVSGGIGGETPFSPAGTNIESTNYVLNLHGFVGYFDSLKNNQYKLDVVSPTNFKRTSALQEVGTKTSEDGSTLTSSYFAPRYFDITDNPMFYGELDVEEFKVGDIKIVLSVYSPNKKHSAEKLKKVMEKMMQAQKAYLGSINSTARYDIYLYLSDGTEKAPKGFGALEHHTSTVVVLPEAMPDEALAKSMIDVVSHEFFHIVTPLSVHSEDVHYFDYNQPTFSKHLWMYEGITEYFATLFQINQGLVTEDEFYSKIMGKIKTASTMNDAMSFTKMSENVLEEPYASQYYNVYQKGALIGMCIDILMREESNGNRGVLSLMKELSLKYGKNKPFEDDKLIGEITEMTYPSIGAFLNTHVVGGTPINYNEFFAKAGLVLDESKVKTNYIQNDGAMIVRPDKATQTIRFTEAVKDNSFWAENGAQPNDAIKEVDGVAVTKESANQIFTKMFMWQPGNEVEVKLERDGKEVVIKTTLTQSYTKGTSLKDDPNATQKQKELRKAWLKG; from the coding sequence ATGAATAAAAGTATACTAACCACAGCAACCATTGCAGCATTACTCTTAACAAGCTGTAATTCTACTAAAAAGACAACAAACGATTTAGCTGTTCAAACTCCCATTGTAACGACTTTAGATTTAACAAAAGTAGACAATGATAAAGTACCAGTAACTGTTAATCCAGGCAGGTTTACAATTGAAAAAGTAACATATAGATTGCCAAGAGTTGTCCAAGGAACCTATTCTGTGAGTGATTTTGGTAAATATGTAGACAGCTTTAAGGCTTTAGATTATGAAGGAAATGAACTAGAGGTAACAAAAGTTGATACGAATACTTGGGCAATTACCAATGCTGAAAAATTAGATAAAGTAACGTATTTAGTAAACGATACTTTTGATATGGAAGTTTCAGGGGGAATTGGAGGAGAAACCCCATTTTCACCCGCAGGAACAAATATAGAGTCTACAAATTATGTGCTTAACCTTCACGGATTTGTGGGGTATTTTGATTCTTTAAAAAACAATCAATATAAGTTAGATGTTGTTTCGCCTACCAATTTTAAAAGAACTTCCGCTTTACAAGAAGTTGGAACAAAAACAAGTGAAGACGGCTCAACTTTAACGTCGAGCTATTTTGCACCACGTTATTTTGATATTACCGATAATCCTATGTTTTATGGAGAATTAGATGTTGAAGAGTTTAAAGTAGGTGATATTAAAATTGTATTAAGTGTATACTCTCCAAATAAGAAGCACTCAGCTGAAAAGCTTAAGAAAGTTATGGAGAAAATGATGCAAGCACAAAAAGCATATTTAGGAAGTATTAACAGTACAGCACGCTACGATATTTATTTATACTTATCTGACGGAACTGAAAAAGCGCCTAAAGGATTTGGGGCTTTAGAACATCATACATCAACAGTAGTAGTGTTACCAGAAGCAATGCCAGATGAAGCATTGGCAAAAAGTATGATTGATGTAGTATCTCATGAGTTTTTTCATATTGTAACTCCGTTAAGTGTACATTCAGAAGACGTACATTATTTCGATTACAATCAACCAACATTTTCAAAACACTTATGGATGTATGAAGGAATTACAGAATACTTTGCTACATTATTTCAAATAAACCAAGGTTTGGTAACAGAAGATGAATTTTACAGCAAAATTATGGGTAAAATTAAAACAGCATCCACTATGAACGACGCTATGAGTTTTACAAAGATGAGTGAAAATGTATTGGAAGAACCGTATGCTTCTCAGTACTATAATGTTTATCAAAAAGGAGCTTTAATAGGTATGTGTATTGATATTTTAATGCGTGAAGAAAGTAATGGAAATAGAGGTGTGTTATCATTAATGAAAGAGTTGTCATTAAAATATGGGAAAAACAAACCATTTGAAGATGATAAGTTAATTGGAGAAATTACTGAAATGACCTATCCATCAATAGGAGCATTTTTAAACACACACGTAGTAGGAGGTACACCAATTAATTATAATGAGTTTTTTGCTAAAGCAGGATTAGTGTTAGATGAATCAAAAGTGAAAACAAATTATATCCAAAATGATGGAGCTATGATTGTTAGACCAGATAAAGCGACACAAACTATCCGATTTACAGAAGCTGTAAAAGACAACAGCTTTTGGGCTGAAAATGGAGCACAACCTAATGATGCAATCAAAGAAGTTGATGGAGTGGCTGTGACAAAGGAAAGTGCAAATCAAATTTTTACGAAAATGTTTATGTGGCAACCAGGAAACGAAGTTGAAGTAAAATTAGAAAGAGATGGTAAAGAGGTGGTTATTAAAACAACTTTAACTCAATCATATACAAAAGGAACTAGTTTAAAAGATGATCCTAATGCAACACAAAAGCAAAAAGAACTAAGAAAAGCTTGGTTAAAAGGATAG